The nucleotide window GAAGCTATTCACATACCTTGCCCCAGACCCTATGACAGCTTCATGCACCTTTAAACCATAAAAACCTTTACCACCAAAAGCGGGAAGAAGGGATGGATGAATGTTTAATATGGATCTTCGAAATGCCTGAACTAATTCGATGGGTATAAGCTTCAAGTAACCAGCAAGCAGAAGAAAGTCAACCTCAAATTTCCTACAATCAATAAGGCAATGTTTGAAAGAAGGCAAAGCATCCAAAATCTAACCAAAAATCTCAAGAATAGGCGAAAATAGTGACCTAGGTTATGAACACTTCTGTTTTACTGAGGGCCCAAGGTAAGAATAACAACCACAAATGCTTAGTGGGGgatctctagaagtgccttcaggCCGAACAAGCATGCCAACTGACTACAAGGCGGAGGGGATTGCCAAGTACAAGAGGTAGAGGGGATTCATTAAGGGGATCACCCAGCTGAGGTTCAACAAATTCAACTACgggtacaaactgagaatttctgGAGTCCTCCATGACCATCCAGGCTTGGTGGTCCCCAAAGACCCTAGGGATCAGTGCTTGTTGGACAACCGATTCGTATTGGTCAGGAATGATGGCCTTAAGTCTTGAGTCCAACTATAACCAATGATGGCCCAATGCCATTGAACACAGGGGGAAGTTGAGGGAGTGCTGAGGGACGAGGCAATAGGGACCATGGTCAAAGAGGAGCTGAACGCTGCTGAAACGGAAGCCACTACTGTTGACTAGGAGCAAAGGGGATCCCAACACATACTGTAGATTTTTTTTgttgaataaaaatataattatttttattacgaTTGGTTCTGAGAAGTAATTGGAATCCACAAGTGTGAGTTAGACATAGTTCTTCCTAGTTAGGAGCGAATTTTCCGAATGAGCGGGATCATTAACGTAGCTTTGTGTAAAACTAAATCCCCCCACTCTTGGTTGGGGATGTTAGACCTTATGAAGTACCATAGAAAGTTTGTAAGTAAGCTACATAGATGTGATCTTGTATGAGTTTCATCGATCAAGTTGAGGTTTAGTCTAGCTACAAAAGAGTAGGTTTTGGAATCCACAAGTTCCATAGCGAGTGACTTCGGCTTTTATAAGACATTGGTTCCCTACTCCATTATCGATATGGAACTAAATGTGTTTATTAGTATATCCACAATAAGGGTGTTAAGGCCTCTTAGGCACCATATGATAAGTTATCTTTTGTTTTCACCATTATAAGCATGAGAGCTCATGAGGAATTATCTTCTTTGAGATGGACCCTACACGATTTTGCCCCTTTGGGTGGATTCCAGAAGACGTCTCTGAAGATAGAGGTGACATTGATCTTCCTACTCATCAATCAATATAGAGACTATACATGCTTATCAAAATGGatatatgttttattttattcttgATTGATTTAAGGTATTTTATAGGAATCAATTAGGTTGAATTGAAACTCAATTTCAAACCACAGCGAGTCTCAAAGTTTTATAGTTTTTGCCTCCTCAAATTTCAAACAATCATGTATCAAGTTTACATCCATAATCTTCTTTCTCGAAGGAAACATAATTATGAACACCACATGTAGATATGGGTCTAACAATAGTTGAACAACATTAAAAATACATGTAATGCAAATGACATCTTAAATTTTTGTAATTGGTTTATGTCATTCATTGTTCTTTTATTCATTTCGAGGAATGATAATGTGTACCACGAGTTATATCAGAACTAAACCCAAATATATCAGATCTAAAAAAGGAAAATACAAGTTTAGAAactcaataaaaagaaaaaatatggaGAACAAAGAGATAAATAAAGGGAAGATAGTTTGGAAATATCTCCGACCAAACCTCATTTGATGCTTAAATTAGAGTTCAAGAAAGAAGATTGCAACAAGAATATTCACCTTAAGGTTGCTACAAGTTCAGCTGCTGAGACACCATCAGGTGAGGATTTGGATCCAGGAAATATAACAACTGGAATTTGATTATCTCTTGCATATTCAGCACCACCACAACCTGCCAGAAAAAATAACAGACTTGCAAATTTTTTTCCTCAAAGAACATTATAATGATTGCATGAACCAGTTAAGCTAAAAAGCAACAAGTGTCTTTGGTGATTAGTCAGGTGCCAAATTTCCAATGACAGATTACATTCCATTTTCTCGTTTCCACTTTTTTTGTTATGATCGAGTAGCCTTATCCATGGATACATACTATTATGGTTCGTGCAAGTCTATTAACATTTTATTACTAAACAATTAGTTATGTTTGTGACAAGGTAGTTCAGTTGCAAGAACAAAAATGTTGCAACAATGATACCCCACTAGGATATTGCTGCAACAACGAGCAATTCTGATAGGAGAAGGAAATTGTGAGCATTCTACTGACATCGAGTGGAAAACAAAGTACAGTCAGAAAATCCAAATTACTAGGAGAAGCAATAAATAATTGGTGCAATGCCAAGTAGAAAAGACAAAAATAATCATCAAGAAAGGAAAAACAGAAGAAAAAAGCTGCAGATATATGTTACGAGCAAAAGCAATACAAGCAAGTTCTTCCAAGCAACCACCTCAAATGTCCAAAAACAAAACATACATACCAGGCTTATCTGTGACCAAAACTGTAATATCTCCATGAACTAATCCTTGCTTGGTTGCTTCATGGATAGCTTTAAAGTTTGAACCTCCACCAGAGACAAAAACTGCCAATCTTTTCCTCTGAGTCGATTTTTGTGAAGCGTCATCATTTGTCATGCAGCTTACTGTCTCGGAAGCACTACATCTACATCCCAAGCCCTGATATTTACTCCCAGCTTTCTGCAGCACCACTTTTGAAGGAGGAGATGCTTTTGCGAGTATGTGTCTCCTATATGTGACTGAACAATGAGAGAGAGCATCCTGAGATGCCAATCTAATTGCCATACATCTCGATGACATATTGATGAAATTTGTGGGGGAAGGAAGCCTAGTCCCAATTATTGATCCCAGAGCATCCATTGTTTTAAAGAAAtaaacaaaacacacacacaagcTCCTCCTAACAACTGCTGTGTGTTCTTCTATTTATTTAGGAAAAGAAAAAACCTGCACAGTTGAAAAACAGAAGTTATAAGGCTTTCACTAAGAAAAACTCACTGGTCCTAAAAAATATCAGATTTTAGTGTTGGGGAGggagaaaagaaatccaaaagatCAAAAGAAAACCCAAAGATCAACAAATAAGGAACATACTAGACAACCAATATGTAACATGGTTCAACAATTCCCTTGCCTATATTtacagaaaaaatcaaaattttcaatatataaaattaattattcaaCTTTCATAGATCCGAAGAACTCTTCTCTCAACTTTCTTTAGATCTACCAAAGAAGAACTCTCAAGAGCACCCAAAAAGGTAATCCCTCTCGTCAAAACCTTGAGACTCAATGTGTATTTATAGGAACAAATCCTAAGGACTCTTCCGACTTGAATTTCTAGTCTAATCTAAATAGTACTCCATCAAGGAGTTTGAATTTAATTAAGACTCTTTAAAATAATTTGTTTATTATAGAGTATAAATTGGCATCAAATGTTCCCAATTCTATAATAttcatatatagagagagaaacaGGAGTCATGGCTATTCAGTTACTCCAAATTGCTATCTCTTACCCACGGTATCAACGGGAGTTTCTCAAATATACTAAGTCGTTAATGTAGCACGGAATTATTTTACGAAAAGGAAAGATTAAAGAAAGATAAGAACCAAAATTTCTTTCTATGCTTTTGCTTGCTCACATATCCGATCAGAAATAAGATTTGGGCAGCAGAGGAAGACGGGAGATCAACCGCGTGCATGCGATCCACTATTCATCACGTAGTTGCTTGATAAGCAAATGGAGAAAAAGAGGAACATTTAAGAAGGCCCCAAAAACGCCATATTTATCTTAATTGTAGAGCTAAGGATCTGGCGGAAGAACCGAGCGGCGGGCGCGGTGGTGGTGCCGCTGATCGGGGCGCCGGCGACGACCAGGCAGAAGTCGCCCGCGATAGGGTTTTGGTATCGGGCGGGAGTAATCGACGGCAGTCCCTGCAATCGAGTTTATCGGGTTTCGACTTCCCGGTGACAAAGAACATGCGGGAGATGTGTTGTTATCGGGTCGAATCCGTTTTCTGTGTTCCGGATCAGTTGTCGGTTTTATGTATTGCGGATCCGGATCCGGATCCGGATCCGTGTTGTCATTTACCACTGTAAATAGCATAACCGAACCGGTACGATCCTGCTTGAACGCATAACCGGTCCAATCAGAAAATAAACGGAATCACTAAAGGCTACACTAAAGGTTGATTTGATTCTCTCAATCCTCATCAATACTTATATAAAGCGACCTCCCACTCTTTAGATTTTTCGACAAAGTCATAACACAACCACTAGCAACATTCTTAGAATTCCTATAAGAAGTCAACTAACATATTATTACAGAGTCAGTCATAGTTGGTAACAAGAAGGTTGAGCTAAAAAAAGGGTCAAAGATGAAGAGAGTCTTTATTGGAAGCTCATCGAAGAGGCCAAGGAATGATAGGCCACGAGGTGATAAAATGCCTGCTTGATGAGATTTTACACTCTTAAACACTTCCCATACCAAAGTTTTCATGCAAATCCAGGAAAAAGTGTTATTACGAACCTCACGACCACTAAAAGCACTATCGACAAGGAGAAATATGGTGAGATATTATCGATTTCATCATGATCATGAGAATGATACCGAGAATTATCATACCCTGAAGGAACAGATTGAAGAATTAATTTAAAAGGGGCATCTCAACATATTCCTTCCCATGGTCCACAAAACTTCACCAAGGCCTTGTGGACCTATTGAGCAGTGGGTTGATGTAATCGTCGGAGGGCTTGCCATAGGGGGTAGCAATGCATCTATCATAAAGGCTTATGCAAAAAAATCCTAATCCAAGAGATAATGTCTGAATGGAGATCAATCTATCATGTTCAAGGATCAATTGATTGTCTCGAGAAGAAAAATATCTTGACCCTAAGCATGATGACAAATGTGGTCTTCCTCAAAATTATCAATGCATTGGTAAAGAGAATCTTGATCGACACTAGAAGCTCCATTGAAATCTTATACTATTACGCCTTCCAAAAAGTCGATCTAATTGTCAAATATCTATAGCTTATTTCCTCTACTCTAATAAGGTTCACTAGAGATTCCATTACCTCACTAAGAACTATGGGCCTCTATGTAACTTTTGGGTTCAAGAAATAAAAACTAAATTTCTAATGATAGATATTCATTTGTATATAATGTATATGAGTCATGTTATCAACCTAACACATGATACTTAAGTTTTCTACAAGCTTCTAAATAAGAGAGCTGAGTAGTGATCCAAATGAGTCAAGATAATGCTATTTGAAATCAATCACTCTACCAAAAAAAATAGCACTTTCAATTCGATAGATAGATCCACATGGACCGTCACCATCTAACCCACATCTTGAGGTAGGAGAGTCATCAGAGGAGAATCCTCTCAATGATTGATACTTGGAGCACTCAATTAAGGTTGGAGTCACCCTATTTGATGAGCTAGCTAAGCGATTGGCCAGAATTGATTGAAGTTTGGCTAAACACCGACTCAACATTGATTCGAGACATCAAGCGATTTGATAAAAGTCTCGGAGGTTTATGACTGATCAATAATAAGTGGTTGAAGaagttaataaattattatatattgaTTTTATCTATGAGATCAACTATCTGCTTACAAATATAAtcctcattaaaaaaaataataaaaagtagaGATTATGTATTGATTACATCGATCTTAAAAAGAAATGCCAGAAAGATAGCTTCCCTCTTCCCCGAATTGATCAAATTATTGATGCCACATTTGGACATGAATTGCTAATATTTATGGATGTGTTTTCTAGGTATAATCAAATAAAATTGGTACGAGATGACGAAAAATTATAACTAGTAGGGGCTTTTACTACTATGGGGTCATGTCATTTGACCTTAAAAATATTATAgcaacatatcaaagaatgaCCAATAAGATGTTTCAATAATATATTAGACTGATATGCTCATGAAGAGTCACTTTACAAAGACTCACTTACTTAACTTGGTGGAGACCTtcgtaaacataaaaaatttcaaatgTACTTGAATCCTATTAAGTGTGCATTTAGTGTAAACTTTGAGAAATTCCTTGGCTTTATGATTCACCGGTGAAGGATAGATGCTAATCTAGAGAAAATCTGAGTTGTCATAGACATAAAGCCATCGACTTTGGTCAAACAAGTTCAGTAGTTGATCGGTTATATCATTGCATTTAGTCATTTCCTATCTAGAATTGAGAATCAATGTTTACTATTCCTCAAGAACTTGAAGTGCCCAAAGGATTACTAGTGGATTGAATAGTGCTAGGCAAACTTTGATTTGCTTAAGAATTATTTGGCAGGCCTCCCCAACTTTCTAGCCCACTTCTAGGCAAGGAACTATATCTATACTTATCAAAAACTCCAATGGCTATGAGCTCATTATTGATTTAGGAAGAGACTCAAATATAGTGGCCCATGTATTATATTAACTATGTACTTCAAGATGAAGAGATCATATACCTAAATTTTGAGAAGCTCACCTATGGGTTGGTGCCCATAGTGAAGAAACTCTGCTCATACTTTTAGGCTCATCATATCATTATCATGACAAACCAGTTAATGTTCCAAATCCTTTCTAAGTCGGATGCATTAGTTAGACTCCTCAAATGAGCACTTGAGCTCAACAAGTTTGATATTACTTAGAGGCCTTGAACTACAATTAAGGCCCAAGCCTCGATGGATTTTAGAACAGAAATGACTCTCATCTAGGAGGATTTGGAGATGATCGATTATTAGACTCTCCATGTAGACAAATTTATGACACTAACGAATGAGGGAGCAGATCTTGTCCTTAAAAGTCCTGAGAGAGAGGTCTATAAACATGCACTCCGATTCAGCTTTAGAGTGATCAACAATAAAGTTAAATATAAAGCTTTATTAACTAGGCTCaagctaaataaaaacataaaaattgaaAGTTCAAAAATTTTCTGTGACTCTTAGCTAGTTGTCAATCAAGTGTATA belongs to Musa acuminata AAA Group cultivar baxijiao chromosome BXJ1-11, Cavendish_Baxijiao_AAA, whole genome shotgun sequence and includes:
- the LOC103971851 gene encoding phosphoribosylglycinamide formyltransferase, chloroplastic; amino-acid sequence: MDALGSIIGTRLPSPTNFINMSSRCMAIRLASQDALSHCSVTYRRHILAKASPPSKVVLQKAGSKYQGLGCRCSASETVSCMTNDDASQKSTQRKRLAVFVSGGGSNFKAIHEATKQGLVHGDITVLVTDKPGCGGAEYARDNQIPVVIFPGSKSSPDGVSAAELVATLRKFEVDFLLLAGYLKLIPIELVQAFRRSILNIHPSLLPAFGGKGFYGLKVHEAVIGSGARYSGPTVHFVDEQYDTGRILAQRVVPVLTDDTAEQLAARVLSQEHQVYVEVVTALCEDRIVWRDDGVPLIRSRDNSDKLY